The genomic DNA AAACTGGTGCAGAAGCTGACCGCCAGCGGCGCACTGACCCCGTACCTGGGCCAGACCGGGCCGGTCCAGGCGGTGGCCGCGCCGACGGCAGCCCCCACCGCGCCTCCGGCCCCGGCCGCCCAGGCCAGCCAGCCGGTGGAACAGCTGGGCGGCATGCTCAAGACCCTGGCCTTCGCGGACATGAACGCGCTGTTTACCAGCGATCCCTACAACCCGGTCAAGGTCAAGGAGCTGAACGCGGCGGCCACCAGCGCCACCCTGGCCCGCGCCTCGGGCGTGCAGCTCAAGGTCTCGTCCACCGAGAAGGCCGGGGCCTACACGCTGGTTGGCGTGACCTACACGCTGCCCGGCGGCCAGGAAAAGTTCGTGCAGCTGGCGGTCACGGCCGATCCCAGCCTCAACCCACGCGGCGGCACGCGCCTGCTGTACCTGTCGGCCTTTAACCCGCTGCGAACCTCCACCCCGGCGCTGGACGGCCTGAGCCGCAATGTCGAGACCCTGCTGGGTGACCTGCACGCGGCGCTGGGCCTGCCAGGACTGTAGGCCGCGGTGCCAGAAGTCCAGGCGCAACGAGCCGCTCCACTGCCCCGGTGATCGCCTGGATTCTGGTCGGCGGACGGCTGACCTTCACCCCCGCGCTGGACACCCTGCCGCGCCCGGCCCTGGTGGTGGCGGCGGACGGGGGCGCACGCCACGCGGCGGGCCTGGGCGTGACCGTGGACGCCTGGGTGGGCGACTTCGACTCCTCGGACGGTGTGACGGTGGACGCCCCACGCGAGGTCCACCCGGCGGCCAAGAACGAGACCGACGCCGAGCTGGCGGTGCAGGTGGCGCTGGGGCGCGGGGCCACCGAACTGGTGTTCCTGGGGGCCTTCGGCGGGCGTTTCGACCACGCGGCAGCGTTGCTGCTGGGCGGCGTGCGGCTGGCGCGCGACGGCCTGCGCGTGACCCTGAGCAGCGGCGACGAGTGGGCCTGGCCGCTGCTGCCCGCCTCTCCCCTGTCGCTGGCCCTGCCCCCCGGCGTG from Deinococcus radiopugnans ATCC 19172 includes the following:
- a CDS encoding thiamine diphosphokinase, producing MIAWILVGGRLTFTPALDTLPRPALVVAADGGARHAAGLGVTVDAWVGDFDSSDGVTVDAPREVHPAAKNETDAELAVQVALGRGATELVFLGAFGGRFDHAAALLLGGVRLARDGLRVTLSSGDEWAWPLLPASPLSLALPPGVTLSVVACHDLHGLILGGVRWPLQGADVPLGSGWTVSNETNGEAVTASLQDGYGLVTALWKGEPSALHP